The following proteins are co-located in the Deinococcus metallilatus genome:
- a CDS encoding ABC transporter substrate-binding protein, which yields MRSLALLSALALLSSAAATKYPLTVTDDLGRTVTLPGEPQRIIAMLPSHTETLVAIGAGDKLVAVDRFSNFPKNVTDRLPKVGSAYQPNLEAILALKPDLVLADESSGSRLTEKLAQAGLTVYGGSAQTYNEVFEKIGVLGKLTNHEAGALKLITSLRADLNALQQSVLGLPKVSTYYEVDPSPYSVGPDSFIGTLIAKAGGRTIVPARLGDFPKLDPELIVQANPQAMIGLSPDDARKRSGWANLQAVRTGRVFLPSAEERDALSRPGPRLPVALRALIRWLHPEALK from the coding sequence ATGCGTTCACTCGCTCTGCTGTCCGCCCTGGCCCTGCTGTCCAGCGCCGCCGCCACGAAGTATCCCCTCACCGTCACCGACGACCTGGGCCGCACCGTCACGCTGCCCGGCGAGCCGCAGCGCATCATCGCCATGCTGCCCAGCCACACCGAGACGCTGGTGGCGATTGGGGCGGGCGACAAACTGGTCGCCGTGGACCGCTTCAGCAACTTCCCGAAGAATGTCACCGACCGGCTCCCGAAGGTGGGGAGCGCCTACCAGCCGAACCTGGAGGCGATCCTGGCCCTCAAGCCCGATCTGGTGCTGGCCGACGAGTCCAGCGGCTCGCGCCTGACCGAGAAGCTGGCGCAGGCGGGCCTGACCGTGTACGGCGGCAGCGCGCAGACCTACAACGAGGTGTTCGAGAAGATCGGCGTGCTGGGCAAGCTCACCAACCATGAGGCGGGGGCGCTGAAGCTGATCACCTCCCTGCGGGCGGACCTGAACGCGCTGCAACAGAGCGTGCTCGGCCTGCCGAAAGTCAGCACCTACTACGAGGTGGACCCCTCGCCCTACAGCGTCGGCCCCGATTCCTTCATCGGGACGCTGATCGCCAAGGCGGGGGGCCGGACCATCGTGCCCGCGCGGCTGGGGGACTTTCCCAAACTGGACCCCGAGCTGATCGTGCAGGCCAATCCCCAGGCGATGATCGGCCTCAGCCCCGACGACGCCCGCAAGCGGTCCGGCTGGGCCAACCTCCAGGCGGTGAGGACGGGCCGGGTGTTCCTCCCCAGCGCCGAGGAGCGCGACGCCCTCTCGCGTCCCGGCCCACGTCTGCCGGTGGCCCTGCGCGCCCTGATCCGCTGGCTGCACCCGGAGGCCCTGAAATGA
- a CDS encoding histidine phosphatase family protein has product MLTLHLVRHAPTLPNAERRYPSAGEDAPLSPAGRTLARSLRLPLEALAFTSPSLRARETAALAGFPHAAPVRALAEARFGVMAGRTWAELETEFGAAPRTWIDALADPTSAQGPPGGETGRAFHARIRDWLAALPDAGEVVAFTHAGPLRAALCLTVSLHAVAVPPATVATLHRAGGHWWLAALRPGS; this is encoded by the coding sequence ATGCTGACGCTGCACCTCGTCCGGCACGCGCCCACCCTCCCCAACGCCGAGCGCCGCTACCCGTCCGCAGGCGAGGACGCGCCGCTCTCGCCCGCAGGCCGAACCCTGGCCCGCTCGCTCCGGCTGCCGTTGGAGGCGCTGGCCTTTACCTCCCCCAGCCTCCGTGCCCGGGAAACGGCCGCGCTGGCGGGCTTTCCGCACGCGGCCCCGGTCCGGGCGCTGGCCGAGGCACGCTTCGGGGTGATGGCGGGCCGCACCTGGGCCGAACTGGAAACCGAATTTGGCGCAGCTCCCCGCACCTGGATCGACGCTCTGGCCGATCCCACCTCGGCACAGGGGCCACCGGGGGGCGAGACGGGACGCGCCTTTCACGCCCGCATCCGCGACTGGCTGGCCGCCCTCCCCGATGCGGGCGAGGTCGTGGCCTTCACGCATGCCGGGCCGCTGCGCGCCGCCCTCTGCCTGACCGTCAGCTTGCACGCGGTCGCCGTGCCGCCCGCCACGGTCGCCACCCTGCACCGCGCCGGGGGGCACTGGTGGCTGGCGGCCCTGCGACCGGGTTCCTGA
- a CDS encoding adenosylcobinamide-GDP ribazoletransferase, producing the protein MTDARSPWKRQLQAAHLALTFLTTLPLPHVREVREGDFARASAYYPLAGYAVGGLVALLLWLPLPLPDGVRAALALAAWLAVTGMLHFDGLVDSADALLAMKSPAQRLDILRDVHVGAFGLATGVTALLILWSLLAAPIPAYAPLVAAVAGRLWVLLPMNLYPAARQESLGARSREGRWGAALLLALPALLLPGAWLAALAALVGVLLVARFAAGRLGGGLNGDVYGLLVVTAELLALGAYAWGRAGC; encoded by the coding sequence TTGACCGACGCCCGCTCCCCCTGGAAGCGGCAACTCCAGGCCGCGCACCTCGCCCTGACCTTCCTGACCACGCTGCCCCTCCCGCACGTCCGCGAGGTGCGCGAGGGGGATTTTGCGCGGGCGAGCGCCTATTACCCGCTGGCGGGTTACGCGGTGGGCGGCCTGGTCGCGCTGCTGCTGTGGCTGCCGCTCCCGCTGCCGGACGGCGTGCGGGCGGCGCTGGCGCTGGCGGCCTGGCTGGCGGTCACCGGGATGCTGCACTTCGACGGTCTGGTGGACAGCGCCGACGCCCTGCTGGCGATGAAAAGCCCGGCCCAGCGGCTGGACATCCTGCGGGACGTGCATGTGGGCGCGTTCGGCCTGGCAACCGGGGTGACGGCGCTGCTGATCCTGTGGAGCCTGCTGGCGGCCCCCATCCCGGCCTATGCCCCACTGGTGGCGGCAGTCGCCGGGCGGCTGTGGGTGCTGCTGCCCATGAACCTGTACCCGGCGGCGCGGCAGGAGTCGCTGGGGGCACGGTCGCGCGAGGGCCGCTGGGGCGCCGCGCTGCTGCTGGCCCTGCCCGCCCTGCTGCTGCCGGGGGCGTGGCTGGCCGCGCTGGCCGCGCTGGTCGGCGTGCTGCTCGTCGCCCGCTTCGCGGCGGGGAGGCTGGGAGGCGGGCTGAACGGGGACGTGTACGGGCTGCTGGTGGTGACGGCAGAGCTCCTCGCGCTGGGTGCCTACGCCTGGGGCCGGGCCGGATGCTGA
- a CDS encoding metal-dependent transcriptional regulator, protein MTARPLSPSAEDYLKHLYVLGQRGKVNTQALADALGVVPASVTGMLRKLSEQGLVSHAPYQGASLTAEGQQVALEVLRHHRLLELFLHRALGVPLDEVHEEAERLEHALSERLEARIAAWLGDPTHDPHGDPIPTLAGELPTRAERRLTQLAPGEAATIARVPDDDPAQLRALVLAGLTPGAVITLRQVDAALGTLTVTLPGGEPLTLALAVARQVQVHGNGG, encoded by the coding sequence ATGACCGCCCGTCCCCTTTCCCCCTCCGCCGAGGACTACCTCAAGCACCTGTACGTGTTGGGGCAGCGCGGCAAGGTGAACACGCAGGCGCTGGCGGACGCACTGGGCGTGGTGCCTGCCAGCGTCACCGGAATGCTGCGGAAGCTGAGCGAGCAGGGCCTGGTGTCGCACGCGCCGTATCAGGGGGCCAGCCTCACCGCCGAGGGGCAGCAGGTCGCGCTGGAGGTGCTGCGCCACCACCGGCTGCTGGAACTCTTTTTGCACCGCGCGCTGGGCGTGCCGCTGGACGAAGTGCACGAGGAGGCCGAACGGCTGGAACACGCGCTTTCCGAACGCCTGGAAGCGCGCATCGCCGCCTGGCTGGGGGACCCCACGCACGACCCGCACGGCGACCCGATCCCCACGCTGGCCGGTGAACTGCCCACCCGCGCCGAACGCCGCCTGACACAGCTCGCGCCGGGCGAGGCCGCCACCATCGCCCGCGTGCCGGACGACGACCCGGCGCAACTGCGGGCGCTGGTGCTGGCGGGCCTGACCCCGGGGGCCGTCATCACGCTGCGGCAGGTGGACGCCGCGCTGGGGACCCTCACCGTCACGCTGCCGGGCGGCGAACCGCTCACGCTGGCGCTGGCGGTGGCCCGGCAGGTACAGGTGCATGGGAACGGGGGGTAG
- a CDS encoding RNA polymerase sigma factor: MDDLTDAQLVPLAAHPGPHREAAFEALVRRHAGRVHRLAAGTVGPGAADDVVQEVMISVYRNLAGFRAEAQFSTWLHRVTLNACHKALAARLTIPLEDAPEPLAPHSPVRAGEQADLRGRLAWAMAQLPPEQRDAVTLRELGGLDYAEIAEVLGVELGTVKSRLGRGRAALRALLSGIGVTP, translated from the coding sequence TTGGACGACCTGACGGACGCGCAACTCGTGCCGCTCGCCGCGCATCCCGGCCCGCACCGGGAGGCGGCGTTCGAAGCGCTGGTGCGGCGGCACGCGGGGCGGGTTCACCGGCTGGCGGCCGGGACGGTCGGGCCGGGGGCGGCCGATGACGTGGTGCAGGAGGTGATGATCAGCGTGTACCGGAATCTGGCGGGCTTTCGCGCCGAGGCGCAGTTCAGCACCTGGCTGCACCGCGTCACGCTGAACGCCTGTCACAAGGCGCTGGCCGCGCGCCTCACCATCCCGCTGGAGGACGCGCCCGAGCCTCTGGCCCCGCACAGTCCCGTCCGCGCCGGAGAGCAGGCCGACCTGCGGGGCCGCCTCGCCTGGGCGATGGCCCAACTGCCCCCCGAACAGCGCGACGCCGTGACCCTGCGCGAACTGGGGGGGCTGGACTACGCCGAGATTGCCGAGGTGCTGGGGGTGGAGCTGGGGACGGTCAAAAGCCGCCTGGGCCGGGGACGGGCGGCCCTGCGCGCGCTCCTGAGCGGAATCGGGGTGACGCCGTGA
- a CDS encoding transcriptional regulator produces the protein MKRRPGVLLGGLLLLGVAHASDTDDLVSALRQARTLAARGTVEVSVLFPPRAVPTRQARVLPAVPFRPALLAQHFTVTRAQAPPLAGRDVTRFDLTPKVGQAARWTLWIDRVWNVPLAYEERTADGTLARRAAFTQVEPQPVRRQVTVPAIPAGLRAALLAALPGLRLPPGFTSAGVRARPAGGTEVTLSDGANVLALVIAPRNVRAAPGVASRRVGDRFVWLVGNLPDEPLRAALAGIRAVDEEALGTFLAPADSKE, from the coding sequence GTGAAGCGGCGGCCAGGGGTCCTGCTGGGCGGACTGCTGCTGCTGGGCGTGGCCCACGCCAGCGACACGGACGACCTCGTCTCGGCGCTGCGGCAGGCGCGGACGCTCGCCGCGCGGGGGACGGTAGAGGTCAGCGTGCTGTTCCCGCCGCGCGCGGTGCCGACGCGGCAGGCCAGGGTTCTGCCCGCCGTCCCCTTCCGCCCGGCCCTGCTGGCGCAGCACTTCACGGTCACGCGCGCCCAGGCCCCGCCCCTCGCGGGCCGCGATGTGACGCGCTTCGACCTGACGCCCAAGGTGGGGCAGGCGGCCCGCTGGACCCTCTGGATCGACCGCGTCTGGAACGTGCCCCTCGCCTACGAGGAACGGACGGCGGACGGCACGCTGGCCCGGCGCGCAGCCTTTACCCAGGTGGAGCCGCAACCCGTGCGCCGTCAGGTGACGGTGCCCGCCATCCCGGCGGGGCTGCGCGCGGCCCTGCTCGCGGCGCTGCCGGGCCTGCGCCTCCCGCCCGGGTTCACGTCGGCGGGCGTGCGGGCGCGTCCGGCGGGCGGCACCGAGGTCACGCTCAGTGACGGCGCGAACGTCCTCGCGCTGGTGATCGCGCCGCGCAACGTGCGGGCCGCCCCCGGCGTCGCCTCGCGGCGGGTGGGGGACCGCTTCGTGTGGCTGGTCGGCAATCTCCCCGACGAACCGCTGCGGGCAGCACTCGCGGGTATCCGCGCCGTGGACGAGGAGGCGCTGGGAACTTTCCTGGCCCCCGCCGACTCCAAGGAATAA
- a CDS encoding DUF1800 domain-containing protein has protein sequence MSLTPYARKLSLEDAAHLLRRTAFGATDAQIRALAGRDAREVAREQLTFSDERASGNPFDPAQAVTPGAGIQLTRGAWLFELLYGPQPLREKLALTWSNHFVIGTDKVRNVPMLAAYLDLLRRHAAAPDFAQFAVEVAKSPAMLRYLDNDQNRRGKPNENFSRELLELFTTGIGHYTEQDVHEGARALTGWTFEGGRGKEHFLEEPRFVFRANQHDAGSKTYLGKTGNFSGEDIVRLAATQPQTAVFVSRKLHRAFVRDVPDERAVAASAETFRRTNGSVRAVLEELLASEVFYAPENRAAIIRGPVEFIVGAVRTLGQPRLDAKQVLGLTQTAGKMGQLLLQPDTVKGWDGGREWINDSVLLTRMQVAAALTLGGKAPELKEQPSPLALLGRERSPLGAALDGLGPKQRTYLTLISPEFQLA, from the coding sequence ATGTCCCTGACCCCTTATGCCCGCAAGCTCTCCCTGGAAGACGCCGCCCACCTGCTGCGGCGGACCGCGTTCGGTGCCACCGACGCCCAGATTCGCGCGCTGGCGGGCCGTGACGCCCGCGAGGTCGCGCGGGAACAGCTGACGTTCAGTGACGAGCGCGCGTCCGGCAACCCCTTCGACCCGGCGCAGGCGGTCACGCCCGGTGCCGGAATCCAGCTCACGCGCGGCGCGTGGCTGTTCGAGCTGCTGTACGGCCCGCAGCCGCTGCGCGAGAAACTGGCGCTGACCTGGAGCAACCATTTCGTGATCGGCACCGACAAGGTGCGGAACGTGCCCATGCTGGCCGCCTACCTGGACCTGCTGCGGCGCCACGCGGCGGCCCCCGACTTCGCGCAGTTCGCCGTGGAGGTCGCCAAATCCCCGGCCATGCTGCGCTACCTCGACAACGACCAGAACCGGAGGGGCAAGCCCAACGAGAACTTCAGCCGCGAACTGCTGGAGCTGTTCACGACCGGGATCGGGCACTACACGGAGCAGGATGTCCACGAGGGCGCGCGGGCCCTGACCGGCTGGACCTTCGAGGGCGGGCGCGGCAAGGAGCATTTTCTGGAGGAACCGCGCTTCGTGTTCCGGGCGAACCAGCACGACGCGGGCTCCAAGACCTATCTGGGAAAGACGGGCAACTTCAGCGGTGAGGACATCGTGCGGCTGGCGGCGACCCAGCCCCAGACCGCCGTGTTCGTGTCCCGCAAGCTGCACCGCGCCTTCGTCCGCGACGTGCCCGACGAACGCGCGGTGGCCGCCAGCGCCGAGACGTTCCGCCGCACGAACGGCAGCGTCCGCGCCGTGCTGGAAGAACTGCTCGCCAGCGAGGTCTTCTACGCCCCCGAGAACCGGGCGGCGATCATCCGAGGCCCGGTCGAGTTCATCGTGGGCGCGGTGCGGACCCTGGGGCAGCCCCGGCTGGACGCCAAACAGGTGCTGGGCCTCACGCAGACCGCCGGAAAGATGGGGCAACTGCTCCTCCAGCCCGACACCGTGAAGGGCTGGGACGGCGGGCGCGAGTGGATCAACGACTCGGTCCTGCTCACGCGGATGCAGGTCGCGGCGGCCCTGACCCTGGGCGGCAAGGCCCCCGAACTGAAGGAACAGCCCAGCCCCCTCGCCCTGCTGGGCCGCGAACGCAGCCCCCTGGGCGCCGCGCTGGACGGCCTGGGGCCGAAGCAGCGCACGTACCTGACCCTGATCAGCCCGGAGTTTCAGCTTGCGTAA
- a CDS encoding DUF1501 domain-containing protein has product MPLDRREFLKYSALAVAATSGMPGFLARAATQAAGSGSLKTLVVIQLTGGNDGLNTLIPYSNGAYYAARPNIAIPKKDVLTLTPDLGMHPALKPLMGLWDAGQLTWMENVGYPNPNRSHFASMAIWHTADPTQAQAEGWIGRIAEKIGDPFCASNLGSMTPQALRAADFSLPSIDGVDNFQLKLPAGLDAPFGTMLNASRTGEAAYLQRATRQMIANTQKVQQNVSKYRPGAKYPEGKFAAQLQDAARLIAAGTGQRVLYVTLGNFDTHAGQRAEQDDLLGQLASGLAAFSADLEAQGLADRVLLMGFSEFGRRVAENASAGTDHGKGSVMFALGRGVKGGIHGDSPDLENLSEGDIRYKQDFRGVYAEALTRWLGLDARSILGGDFKGPGWVA; this is encoded by the coding sequence ATGCCCCTAGACCGACGTGAATTCCTGAAATACTCCGCCCTGGCCGTCGCCGCGACGAGCGGGATGCCCGGTTTCCTGGCGCGGGCCGCGACGCAGGCCGCCGGGTCGGGCAGCCTGAAAACCCTGGTCGTGATTCAGCTCACCGGCGGCAACGACGGCCTGAACACCCTGATTCCCTACTCCAACGGCGCCTACTACGCGGCGCGGCCCAACATCGCCATCCCCAAAAAGGACGTGCTGACCCTGACGCCCGACCTGGGCATGCACCCGGCGCTCAAACCGCTGATGGGCCTGTGGGACGCCGGGCAGCTCACCTGGATGGAGAACGTGGGCTACCCCAACCCCAACCGCAGCCACTTCGCCAGCATGGCGATCTGGCACACCGCCGACCCCACCCAGGCGCAGGCAGAAGGCTGGATCGGGCGCATCGCGGAGAAGATCGGGGACCCCTTCTGCGCGTCCAACTTGGGCAGCATGACCCCGCAGGCCCTGCGCGCGGCGGACTTCAGCCTGCCCAGCATCGACGGCGTGGACAACTTCCAGCTCAAGCTCCCGGCGGGCCTGGACGCCCCCTTCGGCACGATGTTGAACGCCTCCCGCACGGGCGAGGCGGCCTACCTCCAGCGGGCCACCCGGCAGATGATCGCCAACACGCAGAAGGTGCAGCAGAACGTCTCCAAATACCGCCCGGGCGCCAAGTACCCCGAGGGCAAGTTCGCCGCGCAGTTGCAGGACGCCGCCCGGCTGATCGCCGCCGGGACCGGCCAGCGGGTGCTGTACGTCACGCTGGGCAACTTTGACACCCACGCCGGACAGCGCGCCGAGCAGGACGACCTGCTGGGCCAGCTCGCCTCGGGCCTCGCGGCGTTCTCTGCCGATCTGGAGGCGCAGGGCCTGGCGGACCGCGTGCTGCTGATGGGCTTTTCCGAGTTCGGGCGGCGGGTCGCGGAGAACGCCAGCGCGGGCACCGACCACGGCAAGGGCAGCGTGATGTTCGCCCTGGGGCGCGGGGTGAAGGGCGGCATCCACGGCGACAGCCCCGACCTGGAAAATCTGTCCGAAGGCGACATCCGCTACAAGCAGGACTTCCGGGGCGTGTACGCCGAGGCGCTGACCCGCTGGCTGGGGCTGGACGCCCGGAGCATCCTGGGCGGGGACTTCAAGGGACCGGGATGGGTCGCCTGA
- a CDS encoding GNAT family N-acetyltransferase — translation MTETTASSSQTPLTVRPFQNADAPAVARLVTAGVRGHWTYTPEQFRESSDPARLRLVAERGGEVVATASLYPFGPAVPDALRLDLAGEGAAFTPLYLALLACQPQGFTRLLGVTREDWPEKMDFFHAAGFRNAWQSWGAHLDLHGFDFEQFRSLEERLYLAGYEVERLGHDVPEADWDMLHALYELGVRDAPRNPTTTPDPLSRETLRETVRREEVAFAVRFRGEIVASTRLTPRGREVGSEHTVTHPAHRSRGLATLVKASALMWAQREDYAEAGTGGTVLNMPMLRVNLRLGYVPEAMWVTWEKDLRMAHRAGAGQASFLTHVRESSGD, via the coding sequence ATGACCGAAACGACCGCCTCCTCGTCCCAAACGCCGCTCACGGTACGCCCTTTCCAGAATGCCGACGCCCCCGCCGTCGCCCGCCTCGTGACAGCGGGTGTGCGCGGGCACTGGACGTACACGCCGGAACAGTTCCGCGAGAGTTCGGACCCGGCTCGGCTGCGCCTCGTGGCCGAGCGCGGGGGGGAGGTCGTAGCAACGGCGAGCCTGTATCCCTTCGGCCCCGCTGTGCCGGATGCGCTGCGCCTCGATCTGGCGGGTGAGGGGGCGGCCTTTACGCCGCTGTACCTCGCGCTGCTGGCCTGCCAACCGCAGGGCTTCACGCGCCTGCTGGGCGTGACGCGCGAGGACTGGCCGGAAAAGATGGATTTCTTTCACGCGGCGGGCTTTCGCAACGCCTGGCAGTCGTGGGGCGCGCACCTCGACCTGCATGGCTTCGACTTCGAGCAGTTCCGTTCCCTCGAAGAACGCCTCTACCTCGCCGGATACGAGGTCGAACGCCTGGGCCACGACGTGCCGGAGGCGGACTGGGACATGCTGCACGCGCTGTACGAACTCGGTGTGAGGGACGCGCCGCGCAATCCCACCACGACGCCGGACCCCCTCAGCCGGGAAACGCTCCGCGAGACGGTCAGGCGTGAAGAAGTGGCGTTTGCGGTGCGCTTCCGGGGCGAGATCGTCGCCAGCACCCGCCTCACTCCACGCGGGCGAGAAGTGGGGAGCGAACACACCGTCACCCACCCGGCCCACCGCTCGCGCGGCCTCGCCACGCTGGTCAAGGCATCTGCCCTGATGTGGGCCCAGCGCGAGGATTACGCGGAGGCCGGAACCGGCGGCACCGTCCTGAACATGCCCATGCTGCGCGTGAACCTCCGGCTGGGCTACGTGCCCGAAGCGATGTGGGTGACGTGGGAGAAGGACCTGCGGATGGCGCACAGGGCCGGGGCAGGTCAGGCGAGCTTTCTCACTCATGTAAGAGAAAGTTCAGGGGATTAA
- the tkt gene encoding transketolase, with protein sequence MSPEQQAVRQDVDQLSINTIRTLAIDAVQRANSGHPGAPLGMAPMGYVLWQKFLHHNPKNPEWPGRDRFVLSAGHASMLIYALLHLTGYDMPLEELKNFRQWGSKTPGHPEFFHTKGLDATTGPLGQGAAMTVGMAMAEAHLAARYNRPDFPIFDNYTYSILGDGDLQEGVNHEAASLAGHLKLGKLIWLHDDNQVQLDTATFKAVDEDTAERYRAYGWEVLRVQDGNNVTEIENAIKQARLNTDQPTLIQVRTVIGFGSPRAGTSKAHGEPLGEEGVKETKAALGWDYPPFTVPDEVKAHMDATERGAKWEADWDAMMERYRAQYPDLAAEVDALLARELPANLAEVLPSYEVGGKAIATRNASGEVINALAKVVPGLMGGSADLSGSTKTTIKDGGEFLPGNYGGRNVYFGVREFGMACAGNGLSLYGGIRPLVGTFLVFSDYLKPAFRLSAIQFQPVTYVLTHDSIGLGEDGPTHQPIGQLAMLRAVPNVHVIRPADANETAAAWQMALEYDKGPTALALSRQDLPVLPRNHAGVKKGAYVIRETDGAQVILIATGSEVSLALDAAEALAGEGIKARVVSMPCMEVFRQQDASYKASVLTPGVKRVAIEAASPMPWYEWVGLDGAVIGMTTFGASAPAKVLFEKFGFTVPNVVKVVKGVLQG encoded by the coding sequence ATGAGTCCCGAACAGCAGGCCGTGCGTCAGGATGTCGACCAGCTCAGCATCAACACCATCAGGACGCTCGCGATTGACGCGGTGCAGCGGGCCAACAGCGGCCACCCGGGCGCGCCGCTCGGCATGGCCCCGATGGGCTACGTGCTGTGGCAGAAGTTCCTGCACCACAACCCCAAGAACCCGGAGTGGCCGGGCCGCGACCGCTTCGTGCTGTCGGCGGGGCACGCCAGCATGCTGATCTACGCGCTGCTGCACCTCACCGGCTACGACATGCCGCTGGAGGAACTCAAGAACTTCCGCCAGTGGGGCAGCAAGACGCCCGGCCACCCCGAGTTCTTCCACACCAAGGGCCTCGACGCGACCACCGGGCCGCTCGGCCAGGGCGCGGCGATGACGGTCGGGATGGCGATGGCCGAGGCGCACCTCGCCGCCCGCTACAACCGCCCGGATTTCCCGATCTTCGACAACTACACCTACTCGATCCTGGGGGACGGCGACCTTCAGGAAGGCGTGAACCACGAGGCGGCGTCGCTGGCGGGGCACCTCAAGCTGGGCAAGCTGATCTGGCTGCACGACGACAACCAGGTGCAGCTCGACACCGCCACCTTCAAGGCCGTGGACGAGGACACCGCCGAGCGTTACCGCGCCTACGGCTGGGAAGTGCTGCGCGTGCAGGACGGCAACAATGTCACCGAGATCGAGAACGCGATCAAGCAGGCCCGGCTGAATACCGACCAGCCCACCCTGATCCAGGTCCGCACCGTGATCGGCTTCGGCAGCCCCCGCGCGGGCACCAGCAAGGCGCACGGCGAACCGCTGGGCGAGGAAGGCGTGAAGGAAACGAAGGCGGCGCTGGGCTGGGACTACCCACCCTTCACCGTGCCCGACGAGGTGAAGGCCCACATGGACGCCACCGAGCGAGGCGCGAAGTGGGAGGCCGACTGGGACGCGATGATGGAGCGTTACCGCGCCCAGTATCCGGACCTGGCCGCCGAGGTGGACGCGCTGCTGGCCCGCGAACTGCCCGCCAACCTCGCGGAAGTCCTCCCCTCCTACGAGGTGGGCGGCAAGGCCATCGCCACCCGCAACGCGAGCGGTGAAGTGATCAACGCGCTGGCGAAGGTCGTGCCGGGTCTGATGGGCGGCAGCGCGGACCTCTCGGGCAGCACCAAGACCACCATCAAGGACGGCGGCGAGTTCCTGCCGGGGAACTACGGGGGCCGCAACGTCTACTTCGGCGTGCGCGAGTTCGGCATGGCCTGCGCGGGGAACGGCCTCTCGCTGTACGGCGGTATCCGCCCGCTGGTGGGCACCTTTTTGGTGTTCTCCGACTACCTCAAGCCCGCCTTCCGCCTCTCGGCCATCCAGTTCCAGCCGGTCACCTATGTCCTCACGCACGACTCCATCGGGCTGGGGGAGGACGGCCCCACCCACCAGCCCATCGGACAGCTCGCCATGCTGCGCGCGGTGCCGAATGTCCACGTGATCCGCCCCGCCGACGCCAACGAGACGGCGGCGGCCTGGCAGATGGCGCTGGAGTATGACAAGGGGCCGACGGCGCTGGCCCTCTCCCGCCAGGACCTCCCCGTTCTGCCCCGCAACCACGCGGGCGTGAAGAAGGGCGCCTACGTCATCCGCGAGACGGACGGCGCGCAGGTGATCCTGATCGCCACCGGCTCGGAGGTCAGCCTGGCGCTCGACGCCGCCGAGGCCCTGGCCGGGGAAGGCATCAAAGCGCGCGTCGTCTCGATGCCCTGCATGGAAGTCTTCCGCCAGCAGGACGCGAGCTACAAGGCCAGCGTGCTGACGCCGGGCGTAAAGCGCGTCGCCATCGAGGCCGCCAGCCCGATGCCCTGGTACGAGTGGGTCGGCCTGGACGGCGCGGTGATCGGCATGACCACCTTTGGCGCCTCGGCCCCGGCCAAGGTGCTGTTCGAGAAGTTCGGCTTCACGGTGCCGAACGTGGTGAAGGTGGTGAAGGGCGTTTTGCAGGGCTGA
- a CDS encoding SDR family oxidoreductase has protein sequence MSDPQKDQQQQNQGQPSGGAQPNTAPTENFPQKTSGEQQGQEPGHQSEMDQKPITIRDDYRGSGKLAGKVALISGGDSGIGRAVAVHFAREGADVAIIYLDEHEDAQKTVKLVEGEGRRAVAIAGDIGDPQFAQQAVGQVIGQLGKLDVLVNNAAEQHPQPSLTDITPEQLERTFRTNIFGMFYLTQAALPHLQRGATIVNTTSVTAYKGSPQLLDYSATKGAIVAFTRSLSQNLAEKDIRVNAVAPGPIWTPLIPSTMDPQKVASFGQDVPLKRPGQPADVAPSYVFLASEDSSYMTGQVLHPNGGEVVNG, from the coding sequence ATGTCAGACCCTCAAAAAGACCAGCAGCAGCAGAACCAGGGCCAGCCGTCCGGAGGCGCGCAGCCCAACACTGCCCCCACCGAGAACTTTCCGCAGAAGACGTCGGGCGAGCAGCAGGGGCAGGAGCCGGGCCACCAGTCGGAGATGGATCAGAAGCCCATCACCATCCGCGACGACTACCGGGGCAGCGGCAAACTGGCGGGCAAGGTCGCCCTGATCAGCGGCGGCGACAGCGGCATCGGGCGCGCGGTGGCGGTGCATTTTGCGCGTGAAGGCGCGGACGTGGCGATCATCTACCTCGACGAACACGAGGACGCGCAGAAGACGGTGAAGCTGGTGGAAGGCGAGGGCCGCCGCGCCGTCGCTATCGCGGGCGACATCGGTGATCCGCAGTTCGCGCAGCAGGCCGTGGGGCAGGTTATCGGGCAGCTCGGCAAGCTCGACGTCCTGGTCAACAACGCCGCCGAGCAGCACCCGCAGCCCAGCCTCACGGACATCACGCCCGAGCAACTGGAACGCACCTTCCGCACCAATATCTTCGGCATGTTCTACCTGACACAGGCGGCGTTGCCCCACCTGCAACGGGGCGCCACCATCGTCAACACGACCAGCGTCACCGCCTATAAGGGCAGCCCGCAACTGCTCGACTACTCCGCGACCAAGGGCGCCATCGTGGCCTTTACCCGCAGCCTCAGCCAGAACCTCGCGGAAAAGGACATCCGCGTAAACGCCGTCGCCCCCGGCCCGATCTGGACGCCGCTGATTCCCAGCACGATGGACCCGCAGAAGGTGGCGAGCTTCGGCCAGGATGTACCCCTGAAGCGCCCCGGCCAGCCCGCCGACGTGGCCCCCTCCTACGTCTTCCTGGCCTCCGAGGACAGCAGCTACATGACCGGGCAGGTGCTGCATCCGAACGGGGGCGAGGTGGTGAACGGGTAG